One window from the genome of Nicotiana tomentosiformis chromosome 5, ASM39032v3, whole genome shotgun sequence encodes:
- the LOC138892303 gene encoding uncharacterized protein, protein MPLSIYKKLEKEIGEIRSAPISLQLADQTTLITEGIVEDVLVRVDKFIFHVDFIVVNMEDKKEIPLILGRPFLATGRDILDIHERKLMLRVGEETVTFEINIAKGAEKEKPVASVE, encoded by the coding sequence atgccgcTATCTATTTACAAGAaattggagaaggagattggagagataagatcggcgccaatatctttgcagctggcagaccagaCAACTTTAATAactgaggggatagtggaagatgtgttagttcgggtagataagttcatATTTCATgtagactttatagtggtgaatatggaggacaAAAAGGAgatccccctcatcctaggaaggccattcttagcgacgggtagagatatattagatatacacgagaggaaactcatgcttagagtgggtgaggagactgtgacttttgagatAAATATAGCGAAGGGGGCAGAAAAAGAAAAACCAGTTGCTAGTGTTGAGTGA